A section of the Lathamus discolor isolate bLatDis1 chromosome 6, bLatDis1.hap1, whole genome shotgun sequence genome encodes:
- the LOC136017036 gene encoding collagen alpha-1(I) chain-like isoform X2, with protein MERLRLRLPPLLAAAVTVGCCARLCLCLSTEMGPTPVTAVSCTHPGTATGERCPTDPERGAGVGQAPTPEAVGRLRTGAELLPFPGTPTGAAETPGPQRSPAGPWAGRDGAAAPRLPAGSESPAGSSAGAAGAEEPSTAPATGHPPGTHAPGSAASDGAASAPGARRRSPSPAAVPGSAGGQRGSPRTLPGRSPTGTALVQSQGGSHGPSAPALAVGEDAGAPVPLSDPGPGPRPSIAVATDSPELGTAGTSPFAGGLQRPLTPTGTPAGTRGQAGGRGPGSHPSPAMDASWQGPAAAPRPSLPPLGADDPVSSAAAGTGPASLPAAGTGPALPGPTSASTPGVTSPGPGAPPDPTPSLSGAPDTERAAGHGHVPLHQTRPPGLPLTAMAPGSAVQSRGLFPSPGPPRAPPAPSAAPAGGSAVPTTPLPSPGTRGGILGLSPTAGTPAAPGLRLPHTSFGGDATEGPQLLGGDPVEGGDAGPWAVTAPLSWEPGSLDPPSAPATTQTLAPSQPETSLGPTTDTGIATTTVTIAATTAASPALPRDVGTITPEPSAAAPQRDAAGVTHPPTVTPRPPPQPSDSPGTLGHSGGPASPTAARDPDLAQPSSDPRGHPDADTPRAPPAAPGRAPRVFIVEDQRPLLRASVLRVPCELVLDLGFSPALQDPASREHRALLHGFNRTVTPLFAPLPGFLRLEVTRVREGSVVLEYEALFMAEHVWVPGLGATLSTVLGSGSARPGLAMGTASILRHRALEPDPCTALFMCQPGFACVPGADWNATCTSLCHRDYCKNYGICTHPRDRGPLCQCPVGSDFWFMGLRCDHRVTQQGLLGMAVGVLLSILLLGAVIAAVAVRSYRRFCRLDDVSAQYWSRSRLPSASSLDNPAFSTSEELLHLQALGNGGGGCREDSGTAAKQRPAPGRASFHYEWDTSSGSMNEPMVDSGKASDISVSSWPMEPIQWTPFPLLHQLSRQRPHKARRPHSYCEGMELVNLERSWTA; from the exons ATGGAGCGGCTTCGGCTCCGGCTCCCGCCGCTCTTGGCCGCCGCAG tgACCGTGGGATGCTGTGCACGGCTCTGCCTCTGTCTCAGCACCGAGATGGGCCCCACACCCGTCACTGCCGTCTCCTGCACCCACCCGGGCACCGCGACGGGGGAGCGCTGCCCCACAG ATCCGGAGCGAGGAGCTGGCGTGGGGCAGGCACCGACCCCGGAGGCCGTGGGGCGGCTGCGgacaggggctgagctgctgccgtTCCCTGGGACCCCCACCGGGGCTGCCGAGACCCCCGGCCCCCAGCGGAGCCCCGCAGGCccctgggcaggcagggacGGAGCAGCCGCCCCCCGGCTCCCTGCGGGCAGCGAGAGCCCAGCGGGGAGCAGTGCAGGGGCCGCGGGCGCTGAGGAGCCGAGCACGGCTCCTGCCACCGGGCACCCCCCCGGGACTCACGCCCCGGGAAGCGCGGCGTCTGACGGTGCCGCTTCCGCACCGGGGGCACGCCGGCGCTCACCATCCCCTGCAGCGGTACCCGGCTCTGCCGGGGGGCAGCGGGGGTCCCCCCGCACCCTGCCGGGACGGAGCCCCACGGGCACAGCTCTCGTGCAGAGCCAGGGGGGCTCACACGGGCCCTCAGCCCCTGCGCTGGCAGTGGGGGAGGACGCGGGTGCCCCCGTCCCGCTGAGTGACCCCGGCCCAGGGCCCCGGCCGAGCATCGCCGTGGCCACCGACAGCCCAGAGCTGGGGACAGCCGGGACATCGCCCTTCGCGGGGGGGCTGCAGAGGCCGCTGACCCCCACCGGGACACCGGCAGGGACACGGGGGCAGGCCGGGGGCCGGGGCCCCGGCTCCCACCCGTCGCCAGCCATGGATGCCTCATGGCAgggccccgccgctgccccgcGCCCCTCTCTGCCGCCCCTGGGCGCTGATGACCCCGTGTCCAGCGCAGCAGCGGGGACGGGCCCGGCCTCTCTGCCCGCTGCCGGCACAGGGCCGGCTCTGCCCGGCCCCACCAGCGCCAGCACCCCGGGGGTGACATCGCCCGGCCCAGGGGCACCCCCGGACCCGACCCCGTCGCTCTCAGGGGCACCCGACACGGAGCGTGCCGCTGGGCACGGCCACGTCCCCCTGCACCAGACCCGGCCCCCGGGGCTGCCCCTCACTGCCATGGCCCCGGGCAGCGCGGTGCAGAGCCGGGGGCTGTTCCCCAGCCCGGGTCCCCCCCGAGCACCCCCGGCCCCATCGGCTGCCCCAGCCGGCGGCTCCGCGGTGCCCACAACCCCGCTGCCCTCCCCAGGGACCCGCGGGGGTATCCTGGGGCTCAGCCCCACCGCTGGCACCCCCGCAGCCCCAGGGCTCCGGCTGCCCCACACCAGCTTTGGTGGGGATGCTACGGAGGGACCCCAGCTCCTGGGGGGGGACCCGGTGGAGGGGGGCGATGCCGGGCCCTGGGCAGTGACTGCACCACTGAGCTGGGAGCCGGGCAGCCTGGACCCCCCCTCAGCCCCCGCGACCACGCAGACGCTGGCTCCATCCCAGCCTGAGACTTCCCTGGGACCAACCACTGACACCGGCATCGCCACCACCACTGTCACCATCGCAGCCACCACCgctgccagcccagcactgcccagggaTGTGGGGACCATCACACCggagcccagtgctgctgcGCCGCAGAGGGATGCGGCGGGGGTGACCCATCCGCCCACCGTGACGCCACGGCCCCCGCCGCAGCCCAGCGATTCCCCGGGGACCCTGGGCCACAGTGGGGGCCCCGCGTCCCCCACAGCTGCAAGGGACCCAGACCTGGCCCAGCCATCGAGTGACCCCAGAGGACATCCGGATGCTGACACCCCCCGAGCGCCACCGGCCGCGCCGGGCAGAGCCCCCCGGGTGTTCATCGTGGAGGATCAGCGGCCGCTGCTGAGAG CCTCCGTCCTGCGCGTCCCCTGTGAGCTGGTGCTGGACTTGGGGTTCAGCCCCGCGCTGCAGGACCCCGCGTCCCGCGAGCACCGGGCGCTGCTGCACGGCTTCAACCGGACG GTGACGCCGCTCTTCGCGCCCCTGCCCGGCTTCCTGCGGCTGGAGGTGACGCGGGTCAG GGAGGGCAGCGTGGTGCTGGAGTACGAGGCGCTGTTCATGGCGGAGCACGTGTGGGTGCCGGGGCTGGGCGCGACGCTCAGCACCGTGCTGGGCTCCGGCAGTGCCCGGCCAGGGCTGGCGATGGGCACCGCATCCATCCTGCGCCACAGGGCTCTGG AGCCGGATCCCTGCACCGCACTGTTCATGTGCCAGCCCGGCTTCGCCTGCGTGCCCGGTGCGGACTGGAACGCCACGTGCACGTCCCTCTGCCACCGCGACTACTGCAAGAACTACGGCATCTGCACCCACCCGCGGGACCGCGGCCCCCTCTGCCA GTGCCCCGTGGGCAGCGACTTCTGGTTCATGGGGCTGCGCTGCGATCACCGGGTGACGCAGCAGGGCCTGCTGGGCATGGCCGTGGGCGTCCtgctcagcatcctcctcctggGCGCCGTCATCGCCGCCGTCGCCGTGCGCAG CTACCGGCGGTTCTGCCGCCTGGACGATGTCTCTGCCCAGTACTGGTCGCGGTCCCGGCTGCCCTCGGCCAGCTCCCTCGACAACCCCGCCTTCAGCACCTCGGAGGAGCTGCTCCACCTCCAGGCCCTGGGcaacggcggcggcggctgccggGAGGACTCGGGCACCGCCGCCAAGCAGCGCCcagcgccgggccgggccag TTTCCATTACGAGTGGGACACGAGCTCCGGCAGCATGAACGAGCCCATGGTGGACTCGGGCAAAGCCAGCGACATCTCCGTGTCGAGCTGGCCCATGGAGCCCATCCAGTGGACgccctttccccttctccatcAGCTTTCCAGGCAGCGGCCG CACAAAGCCCGACGGCCCCATTCGTACTGTGAGGGGATGGAGCTGGTCAACCTGGAGCGGAGCTGGACGGC CTGA
- the LOC136017036 gene encoding collagen alpha-1(I) chain-like isoform X5, with the protein MERLRLRLPPLLAAAVTVGCCARLCLCLSTEMGPTPVTAVSCTHPGTATGERCPTDPERGAGVGQAPTPEAVGRLRTGAELLPFPGTPTGAAETPGPQRSPAGPWAGRDGAAAPRLPAGSESPAGSSAGAAGAEEPSTAPATGHPPGTHAPGSAASDGAASAPGARRRSPSPAAVPGSAGGQRGSPRTLPGRSPTGTALVQSQGGSHGPSAPALAVGEDAGAPVPLSDPGPGPRPSIAVATDSPELGTAGTSPFAGGLQRPLTPTGTPAGTRGQAGGRGPGSHPSPAMDASWQGPAAAPRPSLPPLGADDPVSSAAAGTGPASLPAAGTGPALPGPTSASTPGVTSPGPGAPPDPTPSLSGAPDTERAAGHGHVPLHQTRPPGLPLTAMAPGSAVQSRGLFPSPGPPRAPPAPSAAPAGGSAVPTTPLPSPGTRGGILGLSPTAGTPAAPGLRLPHTSFGGDATEGPQLLGGDPVEGGDAGPWAVTAPLSWEPGSLDPPSAPATTQTLAPSQPETSLGPTTDTGIATTTVTIAATTAASPALPRDVGTITPEPSAAAPQRDAAGVTHPPTVTPRPPPQPSDSPGTLGHSGGPASPTAARDPDLAQPSSDPRGHPDADTPRAPPAAPGRAPRVFIVEDQRPLLRASVLRVPCELVLDLGFSPALQDPASREHRALLHGFNRTVTPLFAPLPGFLRLEVTRVREGSVVLEYEALFMAEHVWVPGLGATLSTVLGSGSARPGLAMGTASILRHRALEPDPCTALFMCQPGFACVPGADWNATCTSLCHRDYCKNYGICTHPRDRGPLCHYRRFCRLDDVSAQYWSRSRLPSASSLDNPAFSTSEELLHLQALGNGGGGCREDSGTAAKQRPAPGRASFHYEWDTSSGSMNEPMVDSGKASDISVSSWPMEPIQWTPFPLLHQLSRQRPHKARRPHSYCEGMELVNLERSWTA; encoded by the exons ATGGAGCGGCTTCGGCTCCGGCTCCCGCCGCTCTTGGCCGCCGCAG tgACCGTGGGATGCTGTGCACGGCTCTGCCTCTGTCTCAGCACCGAGATGGGCCCCACACCCGTCACTGCCGTCTCCTGCACCCACCCGGGCACCGCGACGGGGGAGCGCTGCCCCACAG ATCCGGAGCGAGGAGCTGGCGTGGGGCAGGCACCGACCCCGGAGGCCGTGGGGCGGCTGCGgacaggggctgagctgctgccgtTCCCTGGGACCCCCACCGGGGCTGCCGAGACCCCCGGCCCCCAGCGGAGCCCCGCAGGCccctgggcaggcagggacGGAGCAGCCGCCCCCCGGCTCCCTGCGGGCAGCGAGAGCCCAGCGGGGAGCAGTGCAGGGGCCGCGGGCGCTGAGGAGCCGAGCACGGCTCCTGCCACCGGGCACCCCCCCGGGACTCACGCCCCGGGAAGCGCGGCGTCTGACGGTGCCGCTTCCGCACCGGGGGCACGCCGGCGCTCACCATCCCCTGCAGCGGTACCCGGCTCTGCCGGGGGGCAGCGGGGGTCCCCCCGCACCCTGCCGGGACGGAGCCCCACGGGCACAGCTCTCGTGCAGAGCCAGGGGGGCTCACACGGGCCCTCAGCCCCTGCGCTGGCAGTGGGGGAGGACGCGGGTGCCCCCGTCCCGCTGAGTGACCCCGGCCCAGGGCCCCGGCCGAGCATCGCCGTGGCCACCGACAGCCCAGAGCTGGGGACAGCCGGGACATCGCCCTTCGCGGGGGGGCTGCAGAGGCCGCTGACCCCCACCGGGACACCGGCAGGGACACGGGGGCAGGCCGGGGGCCGGGGCCCCGGCTCCCACCCGTCGCCAGCCATGGATGCCTCATGGCAgggccccgccgctgccccgcGCCCCTCTCTGCCGCCCCTGGGCGCTGATGACCCCGTGTCCAGCGCAGCAGCGGGGACGGGCCCGGCCTCTCTGCCCGCTGCCGGCACAGGGCCGGCTCTGCCCGGCCCCACCAGCGCCAGCACCCCGGGGGTGACATCGCCCGGCCCAGGGGCACCCCCGGACCCGACCCCGTCGCTCTCAGGGGCACCCGACACGGAGCGTGCCGCTGGGCACGGCCACGTCCCCCTGCACCAGACCCGGCCCCCGGGGCTGCCCCTCACTGCCATGGCCCCGGGCAGCGCGGTGCAGAGCCGGGGGCTGTTCCCCAGCCCGGGTCCCCCCCGAGCACCCCCGGCCCCATCGGCTGCCCCAGCCGGCGGCTCCGCGGTGCCCACAACCCCGCTGCCCTCCCCAGGGACCCGCGGGGGTATCCTGGGGCTCAGCCCCACCGCTGGCACCCCCGCAGCCCCAGGGCTCCGGCTGCCCCACACCAGCTTTGGTGGGGATGCTACGGAGGGACCCCAGCTCCTGGGGGGGGACCCGGTGGAGGGGGGCGATGCCGGGCCCTGGGCAGTGACTGCACCACTGAGCTGGGAGCCGGGCAGCCTGGACCCCCCCTCAGCCCCCGCGACCACGCAGACGCTGGCTCCATCCCAGCCTGAGACTTCCCTGGGACCAACCACTGACACCGGCATCGCCACCACCACTGTCACCATCGCAGCCACCACCgctgccagcccagcactgcccagggaTGTGGGGACCATCACACCggagcccagtgctgctgcGCCGCAGAGGGATGCGGCGGGGGTGACCCATCCGCCCACCGTGACGCCACGGCCCCCGCCGCAGCCCAGCGATTCCCCGGGGACCCTGGGCCACAGTGGGGGCCCCGCGTCCCCCACAGCTGCAAGGGACCCAGACCTGGCCCAGCCATCGAGTGACCCCAGAGGACATCCGGATGCTGACACCCCCCGAGCGCCACCGGCCGCGCCGGGCAGAGCCCCCCGGGTGTTCATCGTGGAGGATCAGCGGCCGCTGCTGAGAG CCTCCGTCCTGCGCGTCCCCTGTGAGCTGGTGCTGGACTTGGGGTTCAGCCCCGCGCTGCAGGACCCCGCGTCCCGCGAGCACCGGGCGCTGCTGCACGGCTTCAACCGGACG GTGACGCCGCTCTTCGCGCCCCTGCCCGGCTTCCTGCGGCTGGAGGTGACGCGGGTCAG GGAGGGCAGCGTGGTGCTGGAGTACGAGGCGCTGTTCATGGCGGAGCACGTGTGGGTGCCGGGGCTGGGCGCGACGCTCAGCACCGTGCTGGGCTCCGGCAGTGCCCGGCCAGGGCTGGCGATGGGCACCGCATCCATCCTGCGCCACAGGGCTCTGG AGCCGGATCCCTGCACCGCACTGTTCATGTGCCAGCCCGGCTTCGCCTGCGTGCCCGGTGCGGACTGGAACGCCACGTGCACGTCCCTCTGCCACCGCGACTACTGCAAGAACTACGGCATCTGCACCCACCCGCGGGACCGCGGCCCCCTCTGCCA CTACCGGCGGTTCTGCCGCCTGGACGATGTCTCTGCCCAGTACTGGTCGCGGTCCCGGCTGCCCTCGGCCAGCTCCCTCGACAACCCCGCCTTCAGCACCTCGGAGGAGCTGCTCCACCTCCAGGCCCTGGGcaacggcggcggcggctgccggGAGGACTCGGGCACCGCCGCCAAGCAGCGCCcagcgccgggccgggccag TTTCCATTACGAGTGGGACACGAGCTCCGGCAGCATGAACGAGCCCATGGTGGACTCGGGCAAAGCCAGCGACATCTCCGTGTCGAGCTGGCCCATGGAGCCCATCCAGTGGACgccctttccccttctccatcAGCTTTCCAGGCAGCGGCCG CACAAAGCCCGACGGCCCCATTCGTACTGTGAGGGGATGGAGCTGGTCAACCTGGAGCGGAGCTGGACGGC CTGA